The following DNA comes from Gemmatimonadaceae bacterium.
CAACATCATGATCGCGAAGCAGCGCGACGGCTCGGATTTGGTGAAGGTCGTGGACTTCGGCATCGCGAAAGCGGCCGGCGGCGACGGGCAGAAGGTGACGAAGACAGGTTTGGTGGTCGGGACGCCGGAGTACATGTCGCCGGAGCAGCTCTCGGGCGACCCGTTGGACGCGCGGAGCGACATCTACACGCTGGCGCTCGTCACCTTCCACATGTTGACGGGGACGCTGCCCTTCCCGAGCTCGACGCTGCAAGAGTCGATGATCATGCGCCTAACGGACCGCCCGCGGACGCTGGCCGAGATGCGGCCCGATGCGTCGTGGCCGGCGCCGATCCAGGCGGTGCTGGATCGCGCGCTGCAGCGAAAGGCGGATGACCGGTACCAGCACGCGACCGATTTCTCATCGGATCTGACGCGCGCGGTGAGCGCGATGCCGGCCGGGGCGACGCTGGCCGCCCGGGCGCCCGTGGCGGCGACGGCGGGCGGCGCGATGCCATCGACGGCCGTGCGGAACGCGGCGGGCACGGGGGCGCGGGCGCCGTCGATGCCTAACACGACGCCGACGGCGGCGCCGGCGCTGGCCGCTTCGGCGGCGGGGCCGCAGGCGGCGGCGAGCGGGTCGCGGCGCGGCATGGTGCTCGCGGCAGCCGGGCTGCTCGTCGTGGCGCTGGCCGGCGGGGCCTACGTCTATTTCGGCCGTGCGAAGGCCGCCGACAAGGCGCCCGCGGTGGCGATCCGCGACTCGACGCCGGCTGCCGGCACGAATCCGGCGCCGCGCGACAGCGCGTCCAAGCCGGCCGACCGCACCGTCGCCCTTGCGCCTAACGCAAGCGCCGCCGATTCGGCGAAGGCGCCGGCCGTGCAGGAGTTCGCGAAGCCGGGCGCCTCGGCGCCGGCCGCCGAGCCGCCGGCGCAGAAGACATCGCACGCGGCCAAGGAGCGTCACGTCACCAGGACGGCGGCGTCGTCGACGGTGACGCCGCCGCCGGTACAGCCGCCCTCGGTTGAGCGGCCGTCGCCGGGGGCGAATGCCCCGCCGGCGGGATCCAACCCGCCGTCGTCCGGCTCGAGTGCGCCGGCGGTGTCGTCGCCTAACGCAACGTCCTCCGGGCCGTCGGCGGCGCCGGCCGCCGACAGCGATTTCGCCGGCTCGCTCAACGCCGCCCGCGCCAAGGCCGCCGTGAACCGCGCGGCAGATCTGATCAAGAGCAAGGAGCCCGATCGCGCGCTCGTCATCCTGTCG
Coding sequences within:
- a CDS encoding protein kinase translates to MSAQKLCPQCGSEYELDVMFCPRDGSTLRVPAGGGLEGSVIADRYHVLRKLGEGGMGQVYLAEHIKMGRKSAIKVMNPSMSQDPDAIGRFNREAANASRITNTNVAAIYDFGETPDGLIYLAMEYVEGESLTKVMEKTGALPADRAANITRQVAEGLDAAHEIGIVHRDLKPDNIMIAKQRDGSDLVKVVDFGIAKAAGGDGQKVTKTGLVVGTPEYMSPEQLSGDPLDARSDIYTLALVTFHMLTGTLPFPSSTLQESMIMRLTDRPRTLAEMRPDASWPAPIQAVLDRALQRKADDRYQHATDFSSDLTRAVSAMPAGATLAARAPVAATAGGAMPSTAVRNAAGTGARAPSMPNTTPTAAPALAASAAGPQAAASGSRRGMVLAAAGLLVVALAGGAYVYFGRAKAADKAPAVAIRDSTPAAGTNPAPRDSASKPADRTVALAPNASAADSAKAPAVQEFAKPGASAPAAEPPAQKTSHAAKERHVTRTAASSTVTPPPVQPPSVERPSPGANAPPAGSNPPSSGSSAPAVSSPNATSSGPSAAPAADSDFAGSLNAARAKAAVNRAADLIKSKEPDRALVILSRALKALPTGNDSVTAFYHVSEALLERADMTNTTEPRQRACAILGSLRNARGTTYAESITFMFNQYCK